From uncultured Fibrobacter sp., one genomic window encodes:
- a CDS encoding argininosuccinate synthase domain-containing protein, with protein sequence MAKKESKKKVVLAYSGGLDTSIIIPWLKENYDCEVIAFAADLGQNDFPDA encoded by the coding sequence ATGGCTAAGAAAGAATCCAAGAAGAAGGTTGTCCTCGCCTATAGCGGTGGACTCGATACTTCCATCATCATCCCCTGGCTCAAGGAAAACTACGACTGCGAAGTGATCGCTTTCGCCGCCGACCTCGGTCAGAACGACTTCCCGGACGC
- the mtgA gene encoding monofunctional biosynthetic peptidoglycan transglycosylase: protein MDKVKLYFGKVKDFFKWFTNTTFAKVTGFIIKWLYRTINFIIRQALLILIIYSAVFSVAASYALYRAFIYGYEIYEGVEELKDTQPEMSKYMEALRDSSPNLQIKHTYVPLDSISPYLRKAVIASEDAGFYFHPGFDVRAIAEALDANQVAGKTKFGGSTITQQLAKNLFLSGERSFNRKFKELAYALLMEHELGKDRILELYLNYAQWGKDIFGCQEACLAYYKKSCSKISVDQAINLAAMLASPGKHHPNMRESQFMAKRRAVIYQNMFPKKDSVLVDSLRQLMAPLPKDSTAKK, encoded by the coding sequence ATGGATAAGGTGAAATTGTATTTTGGTAAGGTCAAGGACTTTTTCAAGTGGTTCACGAACACCACGTTTGCAAAGGTGACTGGATTCATTATCAAGTGGCTTTACCGGACGATTAATTTCATTATCCGCCAGGCGTTGCTGATTCTAATCATTTATTCGGCGGTATTCTCCGTGGCGGCCTCGTACGCCCTGTACCGTGCGTTCATTTACGGTTACGAAATTTACGAAGGGGTCGAGGAACTCAAGGATACCCAGCCCGAAATGAGCAAGTACATGGAGGCCCTGCGCGATTCGAGTCCGAACTTGCAAATCAAGCACACCTATGTTCCGCTCGATTCCATTAGCCCGTACCTGCGCAAGGCTGTGATTGCAAGCGAAGACGCCGGCTTCTATTTCCATCCGGGATTCGACGTGCGTGCCATTGCCGAAGCGCTTGATGCAAACCAGGTGGCGGGGAAGACCAAGTTCGGCGGCTCCACGATTACGCAGCAGCTCGCGAAGAACCTTTTCCTGAGCGGGGAACGTTCGTTCAACCGCAAGTTCAAGGAGTTGGCGTATGCCTTGCTGATGGAACATGAACTCGGCAAGGACCGCATTCTGGAACTTTACCTGAATTACGCCCAGTGGGGCAAGGATATTTTTGGTTGCCAGGAAGCGTGTCTCGCGTACTACAAGAAAAGCTGCTCCAAGATTAGCGTGGACCAGGCAATCAATCTGGCCGCCATGCTCGCAAGCCCCGGCAAGCACCATCCGAACATGCGCGAAAGTCAGTTCATGGCCAAGCGTCGTGCCGTGATTTACCAGAACATGTTCCCCAAGAAGGATAGCGTGCTGGTGGATTCGCTTAGGCAGCTGATGGCGCCGCTCCCGAAGGATAGCACCGCAAAGAAATAG
- a CDS encoding CHC2 zinc finger domain-containing protein: MTNEELKQFKSAISITSVAQSLGISVSHGRFRCFFPQRHTHGDRTPSVSISEERGYFRCWVCDDVRGDVITLVQLVKDCSFVEALSWLMEQYPFLVPPSARKEMDRVLERAQSSASGRQQALGSSPQNLRSSQSHSSVPEMVRPPEPEEPPLVSEDEHKKIILSFLKRLSPVDNTPAAKWLARRRIYKPVWDKMLLRTISNYEEVNNSLKADFGEEVLKYVGLFNDKGHLRYYKHPLIFPYLDTQRRAFYFQSRAIDNTVVPKELNLRGTVPYPYNMSALDQKPGWVYLCEGVVDTLTFLGQKINAVGIPGVRSFKVEWLNLFKNKNVVLCLDHDEAGRSGMEYIGKLFTQAGIHNVILGEGMENLPTAMKEGEDINDWFGGKK, translated from the coding sequence ATGACTAATGAGGAACTGAAACAATTCAAGTCGGCGATTTCGATAACGTCTGTCGCGCAGAGCCTGGGAATTTCGGTTTCTCATGGTCGCTTCAGATGTTTTTTCCCGCAACGCCATACGCATGGCGACCGTACGCCTTCGGTTTCGATTTCCGAAGAACGCGGCTATTTTCGTTGCTGGGTTTGTGACGATGTCCGTGGCGACGTGATAACGCTTGTGCAGCTCGTGAAGGATTGCAGCTTTGTCGAGGCGCTCAGTTGGCTGATGGAACAGTATCCGTTTTTGGTGCCGCCCTCTGCCCGTAAAGAAATGGATCGCGTGTTGGAACGTGCGCAATCCTCTGCTTCGGGGCGTCAACAAGCTCTGGGAAGCTCTCCGCAGAATTTGCGTTCGTCGCAAAGTCATTCGTCGGTGCCCGAAATGGTCCGCCCGCCTGAACCCGAAGAACCGCCGCTGGTTTCCGAAGACGAACACAAGAAAATCATCCTCTCGTTCCTTAAGCGCCTGAGTCCTGTCGATAATACGCCTGCGGCCAAGTGGCTTGCCCGCCGCCGCATCTACAAGCCTGTATGGGACAAGATGCTTTTGCGTACCATTTCCAATTACGAAGAGGTAAACAATAGCCTCAAGGCGGATTTCGGCGAAGAGGTGCTGAAGTACGTGGGGCTCTTTAACGATAAGGGGCATTTGCGCTACTACAAGCATCCGCTGATTTTCCCGTATCTCGATACGCAGCGCCGTGCCTTCTATTTTCAGTCGCGGGCTATCGACAATACGGTCGTTCCCAAGGAACTCAACTTGCGCGGTACGGTGCCTTACCCCTACAACATGTCGGCGCTGGACCAGAAGCCGGGTTGGGTCTACCTGTGCGAGGGCGTGGTCGATACGCTCACGTTTTTAGGGCAAAAAATCAATGCGGTGGGCATTCCCGGCGTACGGAGCTTCAAGGTGGAATGGCTGAACCTTTTCAAGAACAAGAATGTGGTACTTTGTCTAGATCACGACGAGGCGGGCCGCTCTGGAATGGAATATATCGGCAAATTGTTTACGCAAGCGGGCATTCATAATGTAATTTTGGGCGAAGGAATGGAAAACTTGCCCACGGCCATGAAAGAGGGCGAGGACATCAATGACTGGTTCGGAGGAAAGAAGTAA